The genomic region GAAGGCGAGCTGGCCTGCAGGCGACATCATCACGGAAGCGAGCACTTCCTGCGCCTTGGACTGGTCGGCGTCGGCAAGCTTGGGGAAGTAGATCGAATCGCCGCCTGTGCTGATATACGGATCGGCGGCACCGAGACCGACGAGGCAGGTATAGTCCTTGCCGGCGACCTGATTGGCCACCTGGAACTCGCCCTGCGCCCAGTCGCCCATCGACTGCGCCCCGGCCTTGCCGGTGATCACGAGGTTGGTTGCCTGGTTCCAGTCCTGCACGTTGGAACCCTTGGCCAGCTTGCGGGCGTCGTCCGCAGCCTTGAAGATCTTGGCCATTTCCGGACCGGCCGCTGCTTTTGCGTCCTTCTTCTCATAGACATTGAGATAGAGGTCCTTGCCGCCGAGGGCGAGAAGCAGGTTGTTGAACAGTCCGGTGACCTGCCAGGACTGCTGACCCAGCGCCAGCGGAAGAATGCCGGCCTTCTGCAGCGCCGGACCGGCCGCGACGAACTCATCCCAGTTCTTCGGAACAGCGACGCCAGCCTTTTCGAAAGCGGCGTTCGACAGCCACAGCCACTGCCAGGCATGGATGTTGACCGGGACGCAGTAGATCTTGCCATCGACGGTGCATCCATCGAGAAGCGATGGCGGGTTGATGACCGACTTCCAGTTTTCCTTCGTCGCGACATCGTTGAGATCGCGCATCAAGCCGGCCTGGACGAGTTCTTCTGCCTGACGACCATGATTGAACTGCGTGGCACCCATCGGCTTGCCGCCGGTAATGCGCGAGACCATGATTGGCCGGGCCGTATCACCGGAACCGGCAATGGCACCGTCCACCCAATGGTTGCCTGTCGCATCGAATGCTTTCGCAAACTCCTTGACCGCCGCAGCCTCCCCGCCGGACGTCCACCAATGCGTCACTTCAAGATCTGTAGCCTTCGCCGAAACGGCCGAAAGCGCCACGGAAGCCAGCATGGCAACCGTCAAAAAACGCATATTCATGAGTTCTCCTCCCTCACTGAAACGTTACAGTAAAAACGTAGAACAATCGTTTTGAGGGCGCAACCACCTGGGCGCAATTTTCTCAGAAAAACGCCCACCCTCCTCATTATGAGTATCGTCTAAGCAAAAACGAGCGTAGCGCATAGAAAAACGGCACGTCAATTTCAAGCCTTAAATGACCACCAATACGTTGATTCAATGTGTTTTTCTACGAGACGCGACCCCTCCATTTTAGTGGTTATTTCGCATTCGCACAAATTTGCGGCATCGCAGCAGACATAGCGAAGGTGGAGGAGTTCGCCGAAGAAAAGTAAAATATGGGGTCGACATCGCAGCTGTATCGTTACAGATTTAGGGCTTCAGATTGCCACCGGCCCATCCGTTGACGCTTGCGGTCCAAGCGCCGTCATACTAAGGCGTCCCATCAGGAACGGCGTTGGACAGCATGGACAATCAAGAAAATTCAGAAGGAGACCGGCGCCCAGCTGCGATCCGCGAACGACCGACCCTGAAAACCATCGCTTTCATGACGGGCCTCGGCATCACGACCGTTTCGAGGGCGTTGAAGGACGCCTCCGATATTGGCGCGGAAACGAAGGAACGGGTCAAAATGGTCGCCCGCCAGCTCGGCTATCAGCCGAACCGCGCGGGTGTGCGCCTGCGCACCGGCAAGACCAACGTCATTGCCCTCGTGCTCAGCATCGATGAGGAAATCCTCGGTTTCACCAGCCAGATGGTGTTCGGCATTTCCGAGGTCCTGTCCGGAACGCAGTATCACCTCGTGGTGACACCCTATTCCCACGACCGCGATCCGATGATTCCTGTCCGATACATTCTCGACACCGGGTCGGCCGACGGCGTCATCATTTCTCGCACCGAGCCGGACGATCCGCGCGTTCGGCTGCTTGCGGACCGCAACCTGCCCTTCGTCACCCATGGCCGCACCGACATGGGCATCGTCCACCCGTTCCACGATTTCGACAACGAGGCCTTCGCCGAAGAGGCGGTCCGGGCGCTCACCGCCAAGGGCCGCCGCCGCATCGCCCTGCTCGCTCCGCCTGCGCGGCTGTCCTACTACACCCACACGCGCGACGGTTTCCAGAGCGGCTTGCTCCACTACGGTGCTGAGGAAGTCCCGCTGAAGATCACCATCGATGCGCCGCTGGAAGACATTCGCAACGCTGTCGAGCAGCTGATGCGCTCTGCAAATCCGCCGGATGGTATCGTCTCCACGGCCGGCGGCGGCGCTATTGCCGTCAATGCGGGCATTGAGGCAGCCGGCATGCGGCTCGGGCACGATATCGACATGGTCGCCAAGCAGTCGAGCCATATCCTGAACTGGATCAGGCCCGAGATCGTCACGATCTACGAGGACGTGCGTCACGCCGGCCGCGAACTGGCGCGCTCGCTGATCCGCAGCATCGACGGCACCGGGCCGGCCGAGCTGCAAAGCATCAGCGCCCCCGTATGGCCGGACGCCTCATAGACGACGTAGGGATTTGGTCTAACCCGACGAAAAAAGCCCGCCGAAACGCTCGGCGGGCTCTCTCATATTTTCGATGGTAGATCGGCCGAAATCAGCCCTGTGCGCCGCTGCCCCACGGACCGTGGTGGATATCCTTGCCATCGACCCGGTCGAACCCGTGTGCGCCGAAGAAATCGCGCTGGGCCTGGATCAGGTTGGCGGTACCCCGCGCCTGGCGATAGGCGTCGAAATATCCGAGTGCCGAGGCGAGTGCTGGAACCGGCAGACCGGCAGTCACGGCGGCGGAGACGATGCGGCGCAGCGATGGCAGCGATTCCTTGACCATGTCGGAGAAGGCCGGCGTCACCACCAGGTTGGCGGCATCCGGCGCCTTGGTGAAGGCGCTGGTGATTTCATCGAGGAATTGCGAGCGAATGATGCAGCCGGCGCGCCAGATCTTGGCAATCACCGGCATCGGCAGCGACCAGTCGAACTGGCGCGATGCCTCGGCCATGACGGCGAAGCCCTGCGCATAGGCGCCGATCTTTGCCGCGAACAGGGCCATTTCCAGATCGTTCAGCAGATCCGCGCCGAATGTCATCGGAAATTCGTTCGTCGGTGCGCCGAAGATCTTTTCGGCAGCCTCGCGCTGCTCCTTCATCGACGACAGGCTACGGGCAGCCACGGCCGCCTCGATGGCAGTCGCCGGGATACCCATGTTCTGCGCTTCGATCACCGACCACTTGCCGGTGCCCTTTTGGCCGGCCTTGTCGAGGATGATGTCAGGCATCGCAGTCCCGGTGGTCGGGTCCTTCGCCGCCAGCACCTTCTCGGTGATCTCGATGAGGTAGGAGTTCAGACGACCCTTGTTCCAGTCGCCGAAAATCTTGCTGATCTCGTCCGCGGTCTTGCCGAGACCGTCGCGCAGGATGCCGTAGATCTCGGCGATCATCTGCATGTCGGCATATTCGATGCCGTTGTGGACAGTCTTGACGAAATGGCCTGCACCGTCTGTGCCGAGCCAGGCGCAGCAGTCCTCGCCGTTGTATTTGGCCGAGATCGAGGTCAGCACCTTCTCGACGCGCTTGTAGCTTTCCTCGGTGCCGCCGACCATGATCGACGGGCCGTGGCGGGCACCCTCCTCGCCGCCGGAGACGCCCATGCCGATAAACGTCAGCTCGGTGTCCTTGAGCCGGTCGAAGCGGGCCATGGTGTCGCGGAAATTAGCGTTGCCGGCATCGATCATGATGTCGCCCTTGGACAAATGCGGCTGCAGAGCCGCCATCTGCTGGTCGACGGGTTCGCCGGCCTTGATCATGATGATGATCGGCCGTGGCGGCCGGATGGCCTCGACGAACTCCTCGATCGTCCGGCATGGGATGATCTGCTTCTTGAGGTCTCCCGCACTCTCGTAGAACTCGTCGGTAACTGAGGTGGTCCGATTGAACACGGCGATACGGTTGCCTTTTTCGGCGATATTGAGTGCGAGGTTGGACCCCATGACCGCGAGGCCGATGAGACCGATTTCTGCCTTTTCCACGACAACTCTCCCTTGTTGAAACCTGGACGGACTTTGTCGCACCACCATCGGCCATGGGCAAGCCTTGCCATGTTCAAAACGGATCGATTGACAGAACCAGGCAGGATTACCGTAGGATCGGGCAAGGGGTTTTGCGGCCGCAGATTGCGGCACTTCGCCTATATCGCGGAACCTCACAGGAACAAGGCGACGCCAGGAGGGAAAGATGTCCGCAATGACGGCAAAGATTGTCCACGTGACCATCCATCGCGACTGGCGGGCGGTCTACGACTTCGCGTCGAAACCGGAAAACATGCCCCTTTGGGCATCCGGCCTGGCGACCGCCCTCGTGGCCGACGGTGCTGACTGGATCGCGGCCGGTGCGCTTGGCGCTGTGCGGATCACCTTTACGCCGCCGAACGACTTCGGCGTCATCGACCATACCGTCACCGGGCCTTCCGGCCGGCAATTCTACAATGCATTGAGGGTCGTGCGGAATGGCGCCGGGTGCGAAGTTATGTTCACCCTGCTGCGCGTCGAAGGCATGACGGATGCGCAGTTCGAAGCGGATGCCGAACACGTCGCCAGGGATCTGGCGACGCTGAAGGGGCTGATGGAGCGCGAAGCGCCCTAGATGCTTTTCAGCGTCCAGTCGACGATCTGAGCCGACACGGATGCGAAGGCCTTGTCGAGCGACTTGACATAGGCGTCGTTGGTCGTGCCGGTCGTCGGAACGGCAACGCGGAAGACGTCCTGCTTGCGCACGGTGCCGGTCTTGTCGTTGAGGATCTTGGCCGAGATCTCGACGACAGCTGCCTGCTTGGAGGTATCGATCTCGAACGCGCGGATATCGGTCACGACCTGGTAATCGATTGCCAGACCCTGGCCGGGAACGCCGACGCCGCCGACCTTGCCGGAATTCTCGAATGCTTCCACCAGCTTCGACTGCACCATGCGGCTGAGCTTGTCGCTCCACTGCGCCTTGGCGAGATACTGCAACTCGGAGCCGCTGACCCGCACAACGATCTGGTTGCTGTCGATGGCGCTGAGTGCCGTCGGTGCAGGTACCAGGATCTGCTTGCCATGGGCTGCCGGACCCTTGCCGCTGACATTGGCAGCCAGATCGAACGTATCGTTCTTGGCGCCACCACCACAGGCCGTCAACAGCACCGCCACCAACGGCAAAGCCACTGCGGACCTGCGTGCGGTCAACCAACCCTGAACCGAACCATATTCGAACATGCTGCGCCTACCCCTTGAAACCTTACCGCCGGTCAATGCCGTGTCCGCCCGTTATACTGCTTGACGGTGTCGCCACCGAACAGCAGGCGCTGCGGGTTCTTGTCGAAATTGCTGATCGTGTCGTTCAGATTCTGTACCGTCCGCCTTGTATCGTTGACCAGCGTCTGCACGTCGTTCAGGCCACCGGCCGAAAAGCGCTGCAGGTTGTCGGCGATCGGTCCGATCCGCGAATTGATGCTGTCGGCGACCTTCTTGAACGATTCCAGCGTGTCACGTGCTTCCGTAAACAGCGACTGGGTGTTGTCGGTTCCCAAGAGCGCATCGACCTTGATCAGGATGCCATCGACGCGAGTCGAAGCCGAATTCAGCTTGTTCGCCATCTGCGACACATCCTGGATCGTCTGGCTGATCTCGGCCTGCTTGGCTGACACGCTGGCGGTGATATCGCGGATCGAGGCGACGGCGACGCGGGCATCCTTGGTCGCCTGCGAGATATCGTCAACCGAGCCCTTGATCTTCGAAGGATCGATCGAGGCCACCAACTGGTCGACCTTGTCGAGCGTCAGCTGAGCCTTCTTGCCGAATTCGTTGTAGGTATCCGACGTTTCCTTGATGCTGGTGATCGTCGCCTTCAGGTTGCTGGACGCATCGGCCACATTGGCCGTCAGCTTGTCGACGTTCTTGACCACGTCGTTGATGCTTTGGGCATCGACGGCACGCACAAGCTTCTCGACGGCGTCGAGCGTCGAA from Rhizobium tumorigenes harbors:
- a CDS encoding ABC transporter substrate-binding protein: MNMRFLTVAMLASVALSAVSAKATDLEVTHWWTSGGEAAAVKEFAKAFDATGNHWVDGAIAGSGDTARPIMVSRITGGKPMGATQFNHGRQAEELVQAGLMRDLNDVATKENWKSVINPPSLLDGCTVDGKIYCVPVNIHAWQWLWLSNAAFEKAGVAVPKNWDEFVAAGPALQKAGILPLALGQQSWQVTGLFNNLLLALGGKDLYLNVYEKKDAKAAAGPEMAKIFKAADDARKLAKGSNVQDWNQATNLVITGKAGAQSMGDWAQGEFQVANQVAGKDYTCLVGLGAADPYISTGGDSIYFPKLADADQSKAQEVLASVMMSPAGQLAFNLKKGSMPVRGDVDLTAANDCMKKGLAVLNKGNVVKSTDELITPDTTTQLNNLMTQFFNDASIKPEDGQKSYAEIIGSAE
- a CDS encoding LacI family transcriptional regulator — its product is MDNQENSEGDRRPAAIRERPTLKTIAFMTGLGITTVSRALKDASDIGAETKERVKMVARQLGYQPNRAGVRLRTGKTNVIALVLSIDEEILGFTSQMVFGISEVLSGTQYHLVVTPYSHDRDPMIPVRYILDTGSADGVIISRTEPDDPRVRLLADRNLPFVTHGRTDMGIVHPFHDFDNEAFAEEAVRALTAKGRRRIALLAPPARLSYYTHTRDGFQSGLLHYGAEEVPLKITIDAPLEDIRNAVEQLMRSANPPDGIVSTAGGGAIAVNAGIEAAGMRLGHDIDMVAKQSSHILNWIRPEIVTIYEDVRHAGRELARSLIRSIDGTGPAELQSISAPVWPDAS
- a CDS encoding ABC-type transport auxiliary lipoprotein family protein, whose amino-acid sequence is MFEYGSVQGWLTARRSAVALPLVAVLLTACGGGAKNDTFDLAANVSGKGPAAHGKQILVPAPTALSAIDSNQIVVRVSGSELQYLAKAQWSDKLSRMVQSKLVEAFENSGKVGGVGVPGQGLAIDYQVVTDIRAFEIDTSKQAAVVEISAKILNDKTGTVRKQDVFRVAVPTTGTTNDAYVKSLDKAFASVSAQIVDWTLKSI
- a CDS encoding SRPBCC family protein — translated: MSAMTAKIVHVTIHRDWRAVYDFASKPENMPLWASGLATALVADGADWIAAGALGAVRITFTPPNDFGVIDHTVTGPSGRQFYNALRVVRNGAGCEVMFTLLRVEGMTDAQFEADAEHVARDLATLKGLMEREAP
- the gndA gene encoding NADP-dependent phosphogluconate dehydrogenase; this encodes MEKAEIGLIGLAVMGSNLALNIAEKGNRIAVFNRTTSVTDEFYESAGDLKKQIIPCRTIEEFVEAIRPPRPIIIMIKAGEPVDQQMAALQPHLSKGDIMIDAGNANFRDTMARFDRLKDTELTFIGMGVSGGEEGARHGPSIMVGGTEESYKRVEKVLTSISAKYNGEDCCAWLGTDGAGHFVKTVHNGIEYADMQMIAEIYGILRDGLGKTADEISKIFGDWNKGRLNSYLIEITEKVLAAKDPTTGTAMPDIILDKAGQKGTGKWSVIEAQNMGIPATAIEAAVAARSLSSMKEQREAAEKIFGAPTNEFPMTFGADLLNDLEMALFAAKIGAYAQGFAVMAEASRQFDWSLPMPVIAKIWRAGCIIRSQFLDEITSAFTKAPDAANLVVTPAFSDMVKESLPSLRRIVSAAVTAGLPVPALASALGYFDAYRQARGTANLIQAQRDFFGAHGFDRVDGKDIHHGPWGSGAQG
- a CDS encoding MlaD family protein, whose translation is METRANYTIVGIFTVLVIAAAFGFVYWMAEYGRGGTMTELIVRIPGSANGLSVGSPVRFNGIQVGSVKTLSIDADDPRYSLAFTEVRADAPVYETTKAVLEIQGLTGAAYIELSGGRTGDENILKRSLDTGKRAVLLADQSSVTNLLATADKIMDRANDTIGDFQGFVKDARGPLTDTVKNANTFSKALADNAGNIDQFLASAGELSKTFSSVSGKINSTLDAVEKLVRAVDAQSINDVVKNVDKLTANVADASSNLKATITSIKETSDTYNEFGKKAQLTLDKVDQLVASIDPSKIKGSVDDISQATKDARVAVASIRDITASVSAKQAEISQTIQDVSQMANKLNSASTRVDGILIKVDALLGTDNTQSLFTEARDTLESFKKVADSINSRIGPIADNLQRFSAGGLNDVQTLVNDTRRTVQNLNDTISNFDKNPQRLLFGGDTVKQYNGRTRH